Proteins encoded in a region of the Populus alba chromosome 13, ASM523922v2, whole genome shotgun sequence genome:
- the LOC118053293 gene encoding probable serine/threonine-protein kinase WNK9, producing MNGPSHLEPPDYSEFVEVDPTGRYGRYNEILGRGASKTVYRAFDEYEGIEVAWNQVKLYDFLQSPEDLERLYCEIHLLKTLKHKNIMKFYTSWVDTANRNINFVTEMFTSGTLRQYRLKHRRVNIRAVKHWCRQILRGLLYLHSHDPPVIHRDLKCDNIFVNGNQGEVKIGDLGLAAILRKSHAAHCVGTPEFMAPEVYEEAYNELVDIYSFGMCILEMVTFEYPYSECTHPVQIYKKVISGKKPDALYKVKDPEVRQFVEKCLATVSLRLSARELLNDPFLQIDGCESDLRLLDQRIEVDGLGPLIRPPYLEHHDNNNSYSSGYLNGYDYEAQNEWEYHSVEVELSGIELFEYHDEHPANVDTSIKGKRGDDGGIFLRLRIADKEGRIRNIYFPFDIENDTALSVATEMVAELDITDQDVTKIADMIDGEIASLVPEWRPGPGIEETPCFANQTFCHNCASTRTSNGSFMDFLSNNPCCSHGCASMHGRFGEIIFEVDESEHHLTEGAPNTLNQQDYLHYQEIWGQQESRQLTPMGSGKSQSDEEYENFDQSIPEKDTKDTKMENGIPGGKSFRHVTGSGSLSRLTSLYNDLADSNENEIQQDLRWLKAKHQMELRKLRDERLGLAVKPSTSKNGEEKTSDVVSSTSMLNSFQGGSNGDLLKSLAKQISHSLHTHVSALSDARRPWNHKAMNQSPRAKDMVNAKNLCTGPLLPHSLHRTTSLPVDAVDV from the exons ATGAATGGTCCTTCACATCTGGAACCACCCGATTACTCTGAGTTTGTTGAGGTTGATCCAACTGGAAGATATGGCAGA tACAATGAAATCCTTGGCCGAGGAGCTTCAAAGACAGT TTATAGAGCATTTGATGAGTACGAAGGGATTGAAGTTGCTTGGAACCAGGTCAAGCTATATGATTTCTTACAAAGTCCTGAAGATCTTGAAAGACTCTACTGTGAGATTCATCTCCTTAAGACATTGAAGCATAAGAACATAATGAAGTTCTACACTTCTTGGGTTGATACTGCAAATAGGAACATCAACTTTGTGACGGAAATGTTCACTTCTGGGACTTTGAGACA GTATAGACTAAAGCACAGGAGAGTAAACATTCGAGCTGTGAAGCATTGGTGTAGGCAGATCTTGAGAGGGCTTCTTTATCTCCATAGCCATGACCCTCCTGTGATCCACAGAGATCTAAAGtgtgataatatttttgtgaATGGGAACCAAGGAGAGGTGAAGATTGGAGATCTTGGCCTTGCGGCAATTCTTCGAAAATCTCATGCTGCTCATTGTGTTG GGACACCTGAGTTTATGGCTCCAGAAGTGTATGAAGAGGCATACAACGAATTGGTTGATATTTATTCGTTTGGTATGTGCATCTTGGAGATGGTCACTTTTGAATATCCCTACAGTGAATGCACTCATCCTGTTCAAATCTACAAGAAAGTTATCTCT GGGAAAAAACCAGATGCTTTGTACAAAGTAAAGGATCCAGAAGTACGACAGTTTGTTGAGAAATGTTTGGCCACTGTGTCACTTAGGCTATCTGCAAGGGAGTTGTTGAATGACCCTTTTCTCCAAATTGATGGTTGTGAATCCGATTTGAGACTGTTGGACCAGAGGATTGAGGTTGATGGCTTAGGACCCCTAATAAGGCCACCTTATCTTGAGCATCATGACAATAATAATTCCTACAGTAGTGGATACTTAAATGGTTATGACTATGAGGCTCAGAATGAATGGGAATATCATTCAGTCGAGGTCGAACTGAGTGGAATTGAACTTTTCGAGTATCATgatgaacatcctgcaaatgtTGACACAAGTATAAAAGGAAAGAGGGGTGATGATGGTGGCATCTTCTTAAGACTCCGAATTGCAGATAAAGAAG GTCGTATACGAAACATATATTTCCcttttgacattgaaaatgatACAGCATTGAGCGTGGCAACTGAAATGGTTGCTGAGCTTGATATCACCGATCAAGATGTGACTAAAATAGCAGATATGATCGATGGGGAGATTGCTTCCTTGGTACCTGAATGGAGGCCAGGGCCAGGCATAGAGGAGACACCCTGCTTTGCAAATCAAACTTTCTGTCACAATTGTGCTTCCACCCGCACCTCTAATGGTTCTTTCATggattttttgtcaaataatcCATGTTGTAGCCATGGATGTGCTTCAATGCATGGAAGGTTTGGAGAGATCATTTTTGAAGTGGATGAATCTGAGCATCATCTAACAGAAGGGGCGCCAAACACACTCAACCAACAGGACTACTTGCACTATCAGGAAATTTGGGGTCAACAAGAAAGCCGGCAACTTACTCCAATGGGCTCGGGAAAAAGTCAGTCAGATGAAGAGTATGAAAATTTTGATCAGTCAATCCCAGAAAAGGATACAAAAGATACCAAGATGGAAAATGGAATTCCTGGAGGAAAGTCATTTCGGCACGTCACCGGTTCCGGTTCTCTTAGCAGACTGACTTCATTGTACAATGACCTTGCGGACAGTAATGAGAATGAAATCCAGCAAGACTTGAGATGGCTTAAAGCGAAACACCAAATGGAATTGAGGAAACTTAGAGATGAACGATTAGGACTTGCAGTGAAACCTTCAACTTCTAAGAACGGGGAAGAGAAAACAAGTGATGTGGTTTCTTCAACTTCAATGTTGAATTCATTTCAAGGAGGCAGCAATGGAGATCTCTTGAAATCCCTTGCTAAGCAGATTAGTCATAGTTTGCATACTCATGTCAGCGCCCTTTCGGATGCTCGAAGGCCCTGGAATCACAAAGCAATGAATCAATCCCCAAGAGCGAAAGATATGGTCAACGCCAAGAATCTCTGCACCGGGCCATTGCTCCCACACTCGCTCCACAGGACAACATCCTTACCAGTTGATGCTGTCGATGTATAA